AGGTTCAATATTGGATTTTTGAGGAGATGCAGACTATAAAAGATGAAAATGGTAAACCTAGATTAGATCATAATGGCAAAGAAATTTTAGAAAAAGTACGCTTAGAAAGACCAAAAGTAATTAATTCAGTTGTTTTTAATGCAGAGCAAATTGATGGATTGCCACCGCTCCAGAAAAATCAATAGATGTATGGATAGCATAGATAAAGCTGAACAAATTCTTAAAAACTCAGGGGCAATATAGAACATAAAAAACAGGATCAGGCATATTATCAAGCATCAACAGATAAGATTGTATTGCCTCTAAAAGAACAATTTGAGAAACCTGAATTTTATTATGGAACAGCATTGCATGAATTAGGCCATTGGACAGGGCATTCCACAAGACTAAATAGAGATTTAACTGGCCATTTTGGAGGTGAAAAATATGCAAGAGAAGAACTAAGAGCAGAGATTTCTTCAATGATGTTGGAAATGGAAGTAGGTATTCCACATGATACTAATAGGCATGCAAGTTATGTTCAAAGTTGGGTTGCAGTATTGAAGAGTGATCCTGCTGAAATTATTAGAGCCTCATCTGATGCAGAAAAAATAAAAGATTTTGTCTTAAGTCTATCCCAAGAGCAAAAAATAGAGCTTAATAAGCAACAGGATGAAACAACAGAACTTAATTTAAGTATATTAGCTAGGGTAAATGATATGGAAAATTCTAATAAAACATATATCTCAGTTCCATTTAAAGAAAAAGAAGAAGCTAAAGCTTTGGGAGCTAAATGGGATAGGGGAGAATCATCTTGGTATATTCCTGAAAATCTTGATAAAGAAGCTTTTAGTAAATGGATGAATAAAGAAAATGTTAGAGTAGAAAAGAATAATTCAGAGAAAACATATTTGGTTGTTCCGTTAAAGAAAAGAAGAAGCTAAA
The DNA window shown above is from Phocoenobacter uteri and carries:
- a CDS encoding zincin-like metallopeptidase domain-containing protein: MEHKKQDQAYYQASTDKIVLPLKEQFEKPEFYYGTALHELGHWTGHSTRLNRDLTGHFGGEKYAREELRAEISSMMLEMEVGIPHDTNRHASYVQSWVAVLKSDPAEIIRASSDAEKIKDFVLSLSQEQKIELNKQQDETTELNLSILARVNDMENSNKTYISVPFKEKEEAKALGAKWDRGESSWYIPENLDKEAFSKWMNKENVRVEKNNSEKTYLVVPLKKRRS